A genome region from Erigeron canadensis isolate Cc75 chromosome 3, C_canadensis_v1, whole genome shotgun sequence includes the following:
- the LOC122594485 gene encoding uncharacterized protein LOC122594485 produces the protein MKNLYNAIMVLFLVVTTTTTGLLSCAHSDNGQEMISMVVDDNDSSAQQTEKIKADNSRRPLVVQTGRSMLKDGKLSNILRNGRENCVGVDQPCGAFDYCCDGLHCDGTFDGRCREGQGDCIKLDQPCGVLDHCCSDLHCDGYFDGRCRAPDYCIPVGQSCGATRIPCCDQGSCDGLISGTCRPKDYCLPGGAACEYSIYNCCHGFCYVDPVRGGSAYCV, from the exons ATGAAGAATCTTTATAATGCAATAATGGTGTTGTTTCTAGTTGTTACGACGACGACCACGGGCTTGCTCTCGTGTGCTCACTCCGACAATGGTCAGGAGATGATCTCCATGGTCGTTGACGATAATGATTCTTCGGCACAACAGACAGAGAAAATTAag GCCGACAATAGCAGGCGGCCACTAGTAGTTCAAACCGGGCGATCCATGTTGAAAGATGGAAAGTTATCGAATATTTTGCGGAATGGGAGAGAGAATTGTGTTGGCGTTGACCAGCCATGTGGGGCCTTTGACTATTGCTGCGACGGCTTACATTGTGACGGAACTTTTGACGGAAGATGTCGCGAAGGCCAAGGTGATTGTATTAAACTTGACCAGCCATGTGGGGTGCTTGACCACTGCTGCAGTGACTTACATTGTGACGGATATTTTGACGGAAGATGCAGAGCACCGGATTACTGCATACCTGTAGGACAATCTTGCGGCGCAACCCGCATCCCTTGCTGCGATCAAGGGTCGTGTGACGGGCTTATCTCTGGAACATGCCGACCCAAGGACTACTGCCTACCTGGAGGGGCTGCTTGCGAATATTCGATATACAATTGTTGTCATGGATTTTGTTATGTCGACCCCGTGAGGGGGGGATCAGCATATTGCGTGTAA
- the LOC122591745 gene encoding 40S ribosomal protein S21-2-like: protein MLCDNFFNITYVSNTKSRVQKLSLEFDIIEYGLCSSATNRLITSKDHASVQINIGHLDESGRYTGQFSTFALCGFVRAQGDADSALDRLWQKKKVEARQ from the exons ATGTTATGTGACAACTTTTTCAATATAACATATGTGTCAAATACAAAAAGTCGTGTTCAGAAATTATCTTTGGAATTTGATATAATTGAATAT GGTTTATGCAGCTCTGCTACAAATCGGTTGATTACTTCAAAGGACCATGCGTCTGTTCAGATTAACATTGGACATTTGGATGAATCTGGCCGCTACACTGGCCAGTTCTCCACTTTTGCCCTCTGTGGTTTCGTCCGTGCCCAG GGAGATGCTGACAGTGCCCTTGACAGGCTATGGCAAAAGAAGAAAGTGGAAGCTCGTCAATAG
- the LOC122592328 gene encoding heavy metal-associated isoprenylated plant protein 35-like translates to MASSEVVADQQPPLKPKKSSTCVLRVSIHCEGCKRKVKKLIQSLPGIEDIQIDRQQQKVVVTGDVSPDTLIRKLVKSGKHAELWPEIKHPHEIPSRKIEKPSSSATKGAVNEESEKEVKPPASKGKAPAEEPAKAVTGDGAPASSGGKKVDESGKDGVEVKVEEKKLPVTGPVGNQENEAVVENKEKKEMENTDVILGNSELKKKKKKKGQNGNRNVIGDTSSSSGGGGGPMPTKVASNQSPPRNHGQGYPPRHHYEPPPPAPVYTMSYNTAHPPVNSYTASYYAPQPQPQTQSYAYSHYGYDMATQPQTSPQLGYDSYRQPPPADSFEMFSDENPNGCLVM, encoded by the exons ATGGCTTCAAGTGAAGTAGTAGCAGACCAACAACCTCCCCTCAAACCAAAG aaatcatcaacatgTGTTTTAAGAGTCTCTATACACTGTGAAGGTTGCAAACGTAAAGTCAAAAAACTCATTCAATCTCTTCCAG GAATTGAAGATATACAGATAGATCGACAACAACAAAAAGTAGTGGTCACTGGTGACGTGTCACCGGATACTTTAATCAGAAAACTTGTCAAGTCCGGCAAGCATGCTGAGTTATGGCCGGAAATTAAACACCCACATGAGATACCCTCCCGGAAAATTGAAAAACCATCAAGTAGTGCCACAAAAGGGGCTGTGAATGAAGAATCTGAGAAAGAAGTCAAACCGCCGGCGAGTAAAGGGAAAGCTCCGGCTGAAGAGCCGGCGAAGGCTGTCACCGGAGACGGAGCTCCGGCGAGTAGTGGTGGTAAGAAAGTTGATGAAAGTGGGAAAGATGGGGTTGAGGTAAAAGTTGAAGAAAAGAAGTTACCGGTGACCGGACCGGTCGGTAACCAAGAGAATGAGGCGGTAGTTGAGAACAAGGAGAAAAAGGAAATGGAGAATACCGATGTTATTTTGGGTAATAgtgaattgaaaaagaaaaagaaaaagaaagggcaAAATGGGAATAGAAATGTGATTGGGGACACGTCATcgagtagtggtggtggtggtggcccaATGCCAACTAAAGTGGCTTCTAATCAGAGTCCGCCACGTAATCATGGCCAAGGGTACCCGCCACGTCACCACTACGAGCCGCCGCCGCCAGCACCGGTGTATACGATGAGTTATAACACAGCACATCCTCCGGTGAATAGTTATACCGCGTCGTATTATGCACCACAACCACAACCGCAAACACAATCTTATGCTTATTCGCATTATGGTTATGATATGGCAACACAACCACAAACCTCGCCGCAGTTGGGTTATGACTCGTATAGGCAACCACCACCAGCAGATTCGTTTGAGATGTTTAGCGATGAAAATCCGAATGGTTGTTTGGTTATGTAA